From the Pseudomonadota bacterium genome, one window contains:
- a CDS encoding iron ABC transporter permease: protein MASKKNIASALLFIALPVICICLSLCIGRYPLPLSDVLKILLSRFESFHISVTDIQYGVVWDIRLPRAVLGALVGGSLAVSGAAFQGLFKNPLVSSGILGVSAGAGFGATLAILLFHSLAAVYPFALGFGILAVMLSCMIGRVYQSTPSIMLVLGGVIVASVFSALISFAKFVADPYEQLPAIVFWLMGSLANVGYKEIQVAIIPILIGFAGLYGISWRINVLSMGDKEAHSLGINVRLSKAIVIICASLATAGAVSVSGIIGWIGLVIPHIGRMLVGNDNRILIPVSFSLGASFLILVDNLGRILTGSEIPLGILTAIIGGPFFVYLLKKTKGGGW from the coding sequence ATAGCTTCTAAAAAAAATATAGCATCGGCGTTACTGTTTATTGCTTTGCCGGTTATATGCATCTGTTTATCACTATGCATCGGAAGGTATCCTTTACCTTTATCTGATGTGTTGAAAATATTGTTGAGCAGATTTGAGTCTTTTCATATTTCGGTAACGGATATTCAATATGGTGTGGTTTGGGATATCCGTTTGCCGAGAGCTGTTTTGGGGGCGTTGGTGGGGGGCTCTCTTGCTGTAAGCGGCGCGGCTTTCCAGGGGCTTTTCAAAAATCCTCTGGTTAGCTCCGGTATTTTGGGAGTCAGCGCCGGTGCCGGTTTCGGAGCAACGCTTGCCATTCTTTTGTTTCATTCGTTAGCAGCCGTCTATCCGTTTGCCCTTGGTTTCGGTATTCTGGCTGTTATGCTAAGCTGTATGATAGGCAGGGTGTATCAATCGACTCCCAGTATCATGCTGGTGCTGGGTGGAGTAATTGTGGCATCAGTATTTTCCGCTTTGATTTCTTTTGCCAAGTTTGTTGCAGATCCTTATGAACAACTTCCCGCTATTGTTTTTTGGCTGATGGGCTCTTTAGCCAATGTGGGTTATAAAGAAATTCAAGTGGCGATTATTCCCATTTTGATAGGGTTTGCGGGTCTTTATGGTATCAGCTGGCGTATTAATGTGCTTTCGATGGGAGATAAGGAAGCACACTCACTGGGCATAAACGTACGGCTATCAAAGGCAATTGTAATTATCTGTGCGAGCCTTGCTACGGCAGGGGCAGTTTCAGTCAGTGGCATTATAGGATGGATCGGATTGGTAATTCCTCATATAGGCCGTATGCTGGTTGGAAACGATAACCGTATACTGATTCCGGTCAGCTTCTCTTTAGGTGCGTCTTTTTTGATTTTAGTCGATAATTTGGGAAGAATATTGACGGGATCTGAAATTCCGCTTGGTATTTTAACCGCTATTATCGGCGGCCCGTTTTTTGTATATCTTTTAAAAAAGACAAAAGGAGGTGGCTGGTGA
- a CDS encoding ABC transporter ATP-binding protein produces MVSPLLSVEQVGFSYGHQQILSDISFSVDKGEVFCLLGPNGCGKTTLLDCILGFQRLKSGSIIVSGKSISEITPGNLARLISYIPQSHERTFPYTVLEIVMMGRAAYTGLFSAPNRMDRRISESALDTVGISHLKTRPYTRLSGGEGQLVMIARALAQNAPLVIMDEPTAHLDFKNELTVLETIARLVQDKGISVIMATHFPNHSFFFENNDIPINVAMLKDTRFIETGPPAKVLHEDKIETLYGIQADIIKYTNGTDRARKQVIPIRTVV; encoded by the coding sequence ATGGTGTCGCCTCTTTTGTCGGTTGAACAGGTAGGCTTTTCGTATGGCCATCAGCAGATATTAAGTGATATCAGCTTTAGTGTTGATAAAGGAGAAGTTTTTTGTTTGCTTGGTCCTAATGGCTGCGGAAAAACAACTCTTCTTGATTGCATTCTTGGATTTCAACGCCTGAAATCAGGCAGTATTATAGTTTCCGGCAAGTCCATCTCGGAGATAACTCCCGGCAATCTCGCCAGATTAATTTCCTATATTCCTCAAAGCCACGAGAGAACATTTCCTTATACAGTATTGGAAATTGTTATGATGGGCCGGGCTGCTTACACCGGTTTGTTTTCTGCACCTAACAGAATGGACAGACGGATTTCCGAATCGGCATTAGATACTGTTGGTATTTCACATTTAAAAACAAGGCCATATACACGTCTTAGCGGCGGGGAAGGCCAATTGGTCATGATTGCAAGAGCGCTGGCCCAAAATGCGCCGCTTGTAATCATGGATGAGCCAACGGCCCATCTTGATTTTAAGAATGAACTGACAGTACTTGAAACCATAGCCCGGCTTGTGCAGGATAAAGGGATATCGGTAATAATGGCAACGCATTTTCCCAATCATTCTTTTTTCTTCGAAAACAATGATATACCTATTAATGTCGCTATGCTAAAAGATACTCGGTTCATTGAAACAGGCCCACCTGCAAAGGTATTGCATGAAGATAAGATTGAAACATTATATGGCATACAAGCCGATATTATCAAATATACTAACGGTACTGATAGAGCAAGAAAACAGGTGATACCTATCAGAACGGTCGTATAA
- a CDS encoding DNA alkylation repair protein translates to MINHTKQIMGRLEELSNSDIAAHSQRFFKTGKGEYGEGDKFLGIRVPAIRKCVREYRDISLDDTLDILKSPFHEARLLALLILVAKYSSENNSSEKVLIYHSYLNHTKFINSWDLVDSTAEHIVGAHLFIRERKPIYRLVRSKDLWERRISIISTFHFIKRNDFFDTLAIAEILLNDREDLIHKAVGWMLREVGKRNKDSEERFLDKYYNKMPRTMLRYAIEKLPEPERIGYLHGTR, encoded by the coding sequence ATGATCAATCATACTAAGCAAATTATGGGCAGGTTAGAGGAGCTGAGCAATAGCGATATCGCAGCTCATTCGCAACGATTTTTTAAAACCGGCAAGGGAGAATATGGGGAAGGAGACAAGTTTTTGGGGATTCGTGTTCCGGCTATAAGAAAATGCGTAAGAGAATACCGGGATATATCTTTGGATGATACCCTCGATATTTTAAAATCTCCTTTCCATGAAGCCAGACTGCTTGCATTATTGATACTGGTCGCAAAATATTCTTCCGAAAATAATAGTTCTGAAAAAGTGTTAATATATCATTCTTACCTGAATCACACAAAATTCATAAACAGCTGGGATCTTGTTGACTCTACGGCAGAGCATATTGTAGGCGCTCATTTATTCATTAGAGAAAGAAAGCCTATTTACAGACTCGTGCGTTCCAAGGATCTCTGGGAACGAAGAATCAGCATTATATCCACTTTTCATTTCATCAAAAGAAATGACTTCTTCGATACTTTGGCAATTGCAGAAATATTATTAAATGACCGGGAAGATTTGATTCACAAGGCCGTAGGATGGATGTTGCGTGAAGTCGGCAAACGAAATAAAGACAGCGAAGAAAGATTTTTGGATAAATACTATAATAAAATGCCGCGCACCATGTTACGCTATGCTATTGAGAAATTACCTGAACCCGAAAGGATAGGATATTTACATGGAACCAGATAA
- a CDS encoding TonB-dependent receptor: MVKGLIRVVVFMVIGICFCFPYKAFSESIGDQTAAYSLGEVIVSGKTVGVESIGTVREITAKDIEMQNARTLDQALRLLPGVSIRTGNDGIPRVDLRGFRSRHVLLLLNGIPFNSAFDGQFDPAIIPVENIAKIKVSYGNSSVLYGQGALGGVINIITKKGTEGVQGNIKLETGERENHIARFAISGAKDKFNGFISGSAQNSEGFRLSDDFDDTIYENGELRENSDRKQNSLFANLGYAPNDNLKIGLVANTTKGEFGKPPGTIASDDFTSNPKYERIEDYEGFSGQLSMSYNSQGPFGVRGWMFFNRMDEDENRYDDNLYDTITSKNTYFISNLTKTYGGTVQTVADLKKIGLITLALSTEKQSFDSNGIVRDNKNNIQELDEDYNINIHSTALEYEVSPFDKLGLVFGYSHHWFNKDSGGTDDKNSYLAGIHYDVFENTRIKGSYARKIRFPSIRQLYEEDTGNPDLEPERSNNYELGIERNIFERTSVSLTGFYIDVKNYIEKVDATDIFENNEKYCFQGIEFVAETRYINNLMLRAGYTYMDTEDKSDNTGKDELQYRPEHKLTFESQYTFPCGLSAYTSVMHYANQYFYSKNTPYRQRKLNDITLVNLKFDQSFLNNRLKAYIGVENVTDLDYEEAYSLPQKGRTFYGGIEYSF; this comes from the coding sequence ATGGTTAAGGGGTTAATAAGAGTTGTTGTTTTTATGGTAATTGGAATATGTTTTTGTTTTCCATATAAAGCATTTTCAGAATCAATTGGTGATCAAACGGCGGCATATTCTTTAGGTGAAGTTATTGTTTCGGGTAAAACTGTTGGGGTGGAATCAATTGGTACAGTTCGGGAAATTACCGCTAAAGATATAGAAATGCAGAATGCGCGTACATTAGATCAGGCTTTAAGGTTGCTGCCTGGTGTGAGCATACGTACCGGAAACGATGGAATACCGCGTGTTGATTTAAGAGGATTTCGGTCAAGGCATGTGTTGCTGCTGTTGAATGGAATACCTTTCAATTCCGCATTTGACGGTCAGTTTGATCCGGCTATAATTCCTGTGGAAAACATAGCTAAAATCAAGGTTTCCTATGGTAACAGTTCGGTGCTATACGGACAGGGCGCGCTGGGTGGTGTTATAAACATCATTACAAAAAAAGGCACCGAAGGCGTTCAGGGTAATATTAAGCTTGAAACAGGCGAGCGTGAAAATCATATAGCAAGATTTGCAATATCGGGTGCAAAAGATAAATTCAATGGTTTCATCAGTGGTAGCGCACAGAACAGCGAAGGTTTCAGGTTGTCGGATGATTTTGATGATACTATTTATGAAAATGGAGAGCTTAGAGAAAACAGCGATAGAAAGCAAAACAGTCTTTTTGCCAACCTTGGTTATGCCCCGAATGACAATTTAAAAATCGGGCTGGTTGCCAATACGACTAAAGGTGAATTTGGGAAACCGCCTGGTACCATAGCATCGGACGACTTTACCTCTAACCCGAAATATGAAAGAATCGAAGATTATGAGGGCTTTTCCGGGCAACTTTCCATGAGTTACAATTCACAAGGGCCTTTTGGGGTTCGCGGATGGATGTTTTTCAACCGTATGGATGAGGATGAAAACCGGTATGATGATAATCTATATGATACCATAACCAGCAAGAATACTTATTTTATAAGCAATCTTACTAAAACATACGGCGGCACTGTTCAAACTGTTGCCGATTTGAAAAAGATCGGTCTTATTACATTGGCTTTAAGTACAGAAAAACAATCTTTTGATTCAAATGGAATTGTTCGGGATAACAAAAACAATATCCAAGAATTAGACGAAGACTATAACATAAATATCCATTCAACTGCTCTTGAATATGAAGTGTCTCCGTTTGATAAGCTCGGCTTGGTGTTTGGTTACAGCCATCACTGGTTTAATAAAGATTCCGGCGGCACTGATGATAAAAACAGTTATTTGGCGGGCATCCATTATGATGTGTTTGAAAATACCCGCATCAAAGGGTCATATGCGCGCAAAATCAGGTTTCCTTCCATTCGTCAGCTTTATGAGGAAGATACCGGTAATCCGGATTTAGAGCCTGAACGATCAAATAATTATGAGTTGGGAATAGAACGGAATATTTTTGAACGCACCTCGGTTTCGCTAACAGGGTTTTATATAGATGTTAAAAATTATATTGAAAAAGTTGATGCAACGGATATTTTTGAAAACAATGAAAAATATTGTTTTCAGGGAATCGAATTTGTTGCTGAAACCCGCTATATTAATAATCTGATGCTAAGAGCCGGTTATACGTATATGGATACTGAAGACAAATCCGACAATACCGGCAAAGACGAATTGCAATACAGGCCTGAACATAAGCTGACGTTTGAAAGTCAATATACTTTTCCCTGCGGTCTTTCAGCCTATACATCTGTCATGCATTACGCCAATCAGTATTTTTACAGTAAAAACACGCCGTATCGGCAGCGGAAGCTAAATGATATTACACTGGTTAATTTAAAATTTGACCAGTCTTTCTTAAATAACCGCCTTAAAGCATATATTGGTGTGGAAAACGTTACAGACTTAGATTATGAGGAAGCTTATAGCCTCCCGCAAAAAGGCCGGACTTTTTATGGAGGAATAGAATATAGCTTCTAA
- a CDS encoding ABC transporter substrate-binding protein: MKKNMLGCFMLVWIIIVLFNPPALVLCQPVGEDISGKGPTLVDCKGRSVVLPAKVERIACLYAFTGHVVTMLGRGADIVAVSNGLKRDSLLLRICPSILDAHVPKAQGAINIEELLVSKSDILFVPGDVAGDPSDMAKLARFKIPYLVIDYSNIATQQYAIELIGKAIWAEARAAEYIDYYKDIIERVCKLTDKIPMEKRIRVYYAVNEPLRTTLLHGIETDWLKVTGCENVALNRGQQLIEGKNYTSLEQILLWDPDVILANEPSAVKLILQDDKWSALKAVKNKKVYQMPIGISRWGHPGSLETPLAILWSAKILYPELFAQIDMKAETKAFYKKFFNYELSEEMTKKILSGKNVRKPKRSKAGF, from the coding sequence ATGAAAAAAAACATGCTCGGATGCTTTATGCTGGTATGGATTATTATAGTACTATTCAATCCGCCGGCGCTCGTGCTTTGCCAACCGGTCGGAGAGGACATTTCCGGCAAAGGGCCCACCCTTGTTGATTGTAAGGGTCGTTCGGTTGTACTACCTGCAAAGGTAGAAAGAATCGCCTGCTTATATGCGTTTACAGGCCATGTTGTAACTATGCTGGGAAGAGGGGCTGATATCGTTGCTGTTTCTAACGGCCTAAAACGTGATTCGCTATTGCTTCGCATTTGCCCATCAATTTTAGATGCACATGTTCCAAAGGCACAGGGGGCCATTAATATTGAAGAATTGCTTGTATCAAAGTCAGATATTCTTTTTGTGCCGGGAGATGTTGCCGGTGACCCATCGGATATGGCAAAGCTTGCCAGATTTAAGATACCATATTTGGTTATAGATTATTCAAACATCGCAACACAGCAATATGCCATTGAGTTAATCGGAAAGGCTATTTGGGCCGAGGCGCGTGCTGCCGAGTATATTGACTATTACAAGGATATAATTGAACGAGTTTGCAAACTCACGGATAAGATTCCGATGGAAAAACGTATTCGTGTGTATTATGCAGTTAACGAGCCACTGAGAACCACGTTGCTTCATGGGATTGAAACAGATTGGCTCAAAGTGACAGGGTGTGAAAATGTGGCTCTAAACCGGGGGCAACAACTCATTGAAGGCAAGAACTATACAAGTCTGGAGCAGATCTTATTATGGGACCCTGATGTTATTCTTGCCAATGAACCGAGTGCTGTAAAGCTTATTCTTCAAGACGATAAATGGTCCGCTTTAAAAGCTGTGAAAAACAAAAAAGTATATCAAATGCCTATTGGTATTTCACGCTGGGGGCATCCCGGATCACTGGAGACGCCGCTTGCCATCTTATGGTCGGCAAAAATACTTTACCCGGAATTGTTTGCCCAAATTGATATGAAGGCCGAAACCAAGGCATTTTATAAGAAATTTTTTAACTATGAACTTTCGGAAGAGATGACAAAAAAAATTCTAAGCGGCAAAAATGTGAGGAAACCTAAAAGAAGCAAAGCAGGTTTTTAA
- the rsmA gene encoding ribosomal RNA small subunit methyltransferase A codes for MTSPRSLLSAWNLSPKKQFGQNFLSDPSTAEMIVLRSKILPEDIILEIGAGLGALTLPLAASAAKVYSVEKDNGLIPLLENELLSKSVDNVEILNENILKLDIHGLAARHDKKIIVIGNLPYNISSQILIKLIKERSSISRAILMFQKELAGRICGKPGNKDYGRISVMLKYCADSSVIADIKASLFFPKPKIDSQMLEIRFREHPEFLVDDEQFFFNVIKAAFGKRRKTLKNSLSSSELKINAQTAESALNSVGIDPIRRAETLTIEEFVKLGNAIYQGFIR; via the coding sequence ATGACTTCTCCAAGATCATTACTTTCTGCATGGAACCTTTCTCCCAAAAAACAATTCGGGCAAAATTTTCTTTCCGATCCATCAACAGCAGAAATGATAGTTCTACGCTCAAAAATATTACCCGAAGATATCATTCTTGAAATAGGAGCTGGTCTCGGAGCTCTCACGTTGCCTCTGGCAGCCTCTGCTGCAAAGGTATATTCAGTTGAAAAAGACAATGGCCTGATCCCGCTCTTAGAAAATGAACTTCTATCAAAATCTGTTGATAATGTTGAAATATTAAATGAAAATATACTTAAACTTGATATACATGGACTTGCAGCAAGACATGATAAGAAAATTATTGTAATAGGAAATCTCCCATACAATATCTCTTCCCAAATACTTATAAAACTTATAAAAGAACGAAGCAGTATAAGTCGTGCCATATTGATGTTCCAGAAAGAACTTGCCGGAAGAATCTGCGGGAAACCCGGCAATAAAGATTACGGAAGAATTTCGGTTATGCTGAAATATTGTGCGGATTCATCTGTAATCGCTGATATAAAAGCCTCTCTTTTTTTCCCAAAGCCAAAAATAGACTCCCAGATGCTTGAGATCAGATTCAGGGAACATCCGGAATTTTTGGTAGATGACGAACAATTCTTTTTTAATGTTATCAAAGCTGCCTTCGGGAAAAGACGCAAAACCCTTAAAAATTCACTTTCGTCAAGTGAACTTAAAATTAATGCACAAACCGCAGAATCAGCATTAAACAGTGTAGGAATAGATCCTATAAGACGCGCGGAAACCCTGACAATAGAAGAGTTTGTAAAACTTGGAAATGCCATTTACCAAGGCTTTATCAGATGA
- a CDS encoding tyrosine-protein phosphatase gives MEPDKFSGKIDTKVGIKPSLHHQRSSFVMKLIISIAILFLLSNVAFANESAFKRPETWAQPLVIEGVPNLHKVSNNLYRSAQPTAQGMKNLNKMGIKTVVNLRSFHSDRDKIGKTGLKYEHIYMQAWHPEKKEIVRFLQIVTNPKNTPVLVHCLHGADRTGTMSAIYRIAIQCWTKDEAISEMTKGGFNFHTVFSNLPEWIQKLDIESIKKEAGIKHSTNHQDS, from the coding sequence ATGGAACCAGATAAATTTTCCGGCAAAATCGATACGAAAGTCGGAATAAAGCCATCTCTGCATCATCAGCGCTCTTCTTTTGTTATGAAACTGATCATATCCATAGCTATCCTTTTTCTACTATCCAATGTTGCATTTGCAAATGAATCCGCCTTTAAACGTCCTGAAACCTGGGCTCAGCCTCTTGTGATAGAAGGTGTCCCAAATCTTCACAAAGTAAGCAATAATTTATACAGGAGCGCCCAGCCCACAGCCCAAGGCATGAAGAATTTAAACAAAATGGGAATTAAAACAGTCGTGAATCTCCGCTCCTTCCATTCGGATAGGGACAAAATCGGAAAAACGGGGTTAAAATATGAGCACATCTATATGCAAGCCTGGCATCCGGAAAAAAAAGAAATCGTCCGTTTTTTACAGATCGTCACAAACCCTAAGAATACCCCTGTACTGGTACATTGCCTGCACGGCGCAGATCGTACAGGAACCATGAGTGCTATATATAGAATTGCAATCCAGTGCTGGACTAAGGATGAGGCTATTTCTGAAATGACAAAAGGGGGTTTTAACTTCCATACAGTGTTTAGTAATCTTCCCGAATGGATTCAAAAACTCGATATTGAATCCATCAAAAAAGAGGCTGGAATTAAACATAGCACGAATCATCAAGATTCATGA
- a CDS encoding DUF2062 domain-containing protein has protein sequence MTIKKKISEFVEKIKNLDGDPHYIAMGMSIGVFIGITPTFPFHTALAIMLAYIMRASKAAAALGVWLGNPLTMPFFYFTSYKTGQIIYGTSFPFDIKYTTFTELLELGSDATIALMTGGVLIGIPPAIAAYFITSHITKKVHSAKKLKENIS, from the coding sequence ATGACAATTAAGAAAAAAATTTCCGAGTTTGTTGAAAAAATAAAAAATCTCGATGGTGATCCGCACTATATTGCTATGGGAATGTCTATCGGGGTATTTATCGGCATTACTCCGACTTTTCCGTTTCATACCGCTCTTGCGATAATGCTTGCATATATAATGCGCGCAAGCAAGGCAGCCGCAGCGCTTGGAGTCTGGTTAGGGAATCCTCTTACAATGCCTTTTTTTTATTTTACAAGCTATAAGACCGGACAGATTATTTATGGAACATCTTTTCCTTTTGACATAAAATATACAACATTTACCGAACTGCTGGAATTAGGGTCTGATGCAACTATTGCCCTCATGACCGGAGGAGTGCTGATAGGAATACCGCCTGCTATAGCAGCATATTTTATTACCAGCCATATAACAAAAAAAGTGCACTCCGCTAAAAAACTGAAAGAAAACATTTCATGA
- a CDS encoding insulinase family protein: MNITTDCINKNIFEGDTISGYTVNRIAELSDIKSFFYELRHIKTGSRHIHISNSDKENTFSVTFKTVPEDSTGVAHILEHTVLCGSKNYPVRDPFFSMIKRSLNTFMNAFTASDWTMYPFSTQNKKDYYNLMEVYLDAAFFPLIEELNFKQEGYRIEMDLSSLKEQSLVYKGVVYNEMKGAMSSPDQVMGRSILNALYPETTYGFNSGGDPAVIPTLTYEDLKKFHSRYYHPSNAYFYTYGNIPLDESLSFIDEKVLDKFSLIDPQTSVSSHPRWNEPKKVRYVYPLAKNEEPLKKYQICMAWLLSDITDTFELLILVLLEHILIGNASSPLRKALIDSGLGSSLSDSSGYDPGNKDTMFVCGLKDVKESDADVIEKIFFDTLSDLFKNGIDKNLIESAIHQLEFNRKEITNIPYPFGIKLLLAFAGSWLHEGDPARILNLDADLQRLREELSKEPLFEKRINKYFIKNNHRVLLTLAPDQDMEQREKERVTAELENIRAGLTKENIEKICEDAKRLETLQVKKEDLSCLPTLEISDIPPSIESVKESSLYSDTPVLCYEQPTGGILYFTAVAGTQTLEERLIPLVPFFCFAFSKMGTSLRDYSDMAQRIDLYTGGIGLSSNVRTGYDSTGSYIPFLSFNGKCLERNVDMMFDILNELVFENNFSDYIRLKKLLLEYRAGFESMIVPNGHRLAISLASRNFNKASKLSEIWHGIHQLLFIKKITKDLCDEKVKIIADDLSLIASKIMAKNNFKTALIADSHLLSEALPKTCLFLNNLPENISDHYLVNDIFVEEVLPNEGWSTSSAVSFVAYNFDVVRMEHEDAPALAVLSKLLKSMYIHREIREKGGAYGGYSTYNIEDGIFSYASYRDPHIVNTLNVFKKAPAFIKKGKFGNEDVKEAILQVCSEIDRPDTPGIAAIKAFYRKIVSLSDEMRKRFKKGVLAVTREKIIDVSNRYLEDKDNSCGIAVISGEDKLKSANEQLKESPLKLFRI; this comes from the coding sequence ATGAACATAACTACCGATTGTATTAATAAAAACATTTTTGAAGGGGATACGATTTCCGGCTACACTGTAAATAGAATAGCAGAACTTTCCGATATTAAATCTTTTTTTTATGAATTGAGACATATAAAGACAGGTTCAAGGCATATTCATATAAGCAATAGTGATAAAGAAAATACCTTTTCAGTAACTTTTAAGACAGTTCCTGAGGACTCAACCGGAGTAGCACATATACTGGAACATACGGTTTTGTGCGGGTCAAAAAATTATCCGGTACGGGATCCTTTTTTTTCCATGATCAAAAGAAGCCTTAATACATTTATGAATGCTTTTACCGCATCCGATTGGACTATGTATCCTTTTTCAACTCAGAACAAAAAAGATTATTATAATCTTATGGAAGTATATCTTGATGCTGCTTTTTTCCCGCTTATAGAAGAACTTAATTTCAAGCAGGAAGGATACCGCATTGAAATGGATTTGTCTTCTTTAAAGGAACAAAGCCTTGTGTATAAAGGGGTTGTTTATAATGAGATGAAAGGAGCAATGTCTTCTCCGGATCAGGTTATGGGGCGTTCAATATTAAATGCTCTTTATCCTGAAACCACATATGGTTTTAACTCCGGAGGAGATCCTGCCGTTATTCCGACCCTTACCTACGAGGATCTGAAGAAATTTCACAGCAGATATTATCATCCCAGTAATGCTTATTTCTATACATATGGAAATATTCCTTTAGACGAAAGCCTTTCTTTTATTGATGAAAAAGTACTTGATAAATTTAGCCTTATAGATCCTCAAACATCTGTTTCTTCACATCCCCGCTGGAATGAGCCGAAAAAGGTGCGCTATGTTTATCCTCTGGCAAAGAATGAGGAGCCGCTGAAAAAATACCAGATATGCATGGCATGGCTTTTGTCGGATATAACCGATACTTTTGAATTGCTCATTCTTGTGCTTTTAGAGCATATCCTTATCGGAAATGCTTCTTCTCCTCTTCGCAAAGCTTTGATAGATTCCGGCCTTGGCTCTTCACTTTCCGATTCATCAGGATATGACCCTGGAAACAAAGATACGATGTTTGTCTGCGGTCTTAAGGATGTCAAGGAATCGGATGCCGATGTCATTGAAAAGATTTTCTTTGATACACTTTCAGATCTTTTCAAAAACGGTATTGATAAGAATCTTATCGAATCTGCTATTCATCAGTTGGAGTTTAACCGCAAGGAAATAACAAATATTCCATATCCTTTCGGTATAAAACTCTTGCTTGCGTTTGCGGGAAGCTGGCTTCATGAAGGAGATCCTGCCAGGATACTGAATCTTGATGCCGACCTTCAAAGATTACGGGAAGAATTATCAAAAGAACCCCTTTTTGAAAAGAGGATAAATAAATATTTTATAAAAAATAATCACAGGGTGCTTTTAACACTTGCCCCTGATCAGGATATGGAACAAAGAGAAAAAGAGCGTGTTACAGCAGAGCTTGAAAACATTAGAGCCGGTTTGACAAAAGAAAACATTGAGAAAATCTGTGAAGATGCAAAGCGTCTTGAAACGCTTCAGGTAAAAAAGGAAGATCTCTCTTGTCTTCCGACACTTGAAATTTCTGATATCCCACCATCTATTGAAAGTGTTAAAGAAAGCTCTTTATATAGCGATACTCCGGTTTTATGTTATGAACAGCCAACCGGGGGAATTTTATACTTTACCGCGGTTGCAGGAACTCAAACGCTTGAGGAAAGACTTATTCCCCTTGTTCCGTTTTTCTGTTTTGCATTTTCTAAAATGGGTACATCCTTAAGGGATTACTCGGATATGGCTCAGCGCATCGATCTTTATACGGGTGGAATCGGACTTTCATCAAATGTAAGAACAGGATATGATAGTACCGGCTCGTATATTCCTTTTCTTTCTTTTAATGGTAAATGCCTTGAAAGAAATGTTGATATGATGTTTGATATTTTAAATGAACTTGTTTTTGAAAACAATTTTTCCGATTATATCCGTTTAAAGAAGCTTCTTCTAGAATACCGGGCAGGTTTTGAATCAATGATTGTTCCAAATGGTCACAGATTGGCTATTTCACTAGCATCTAGAAACTTTAACAAAGCATCAAAACTAAGTGAAATATGGCATGGAATCCATCAATTGCTTTTCATAAAAAAAATAACTAAAGATCTTTGTGATGAAAAAGTAAAAATAATTGCTGATGACTTGTCTTTGATAGCATCAAAAATTATGGCTAAAAATAATTTTAAAACAGCGCTTATAGCCGATAGTCATTTGCTATCCGAAGCGCTTCCAAAAACTTGTTTATTCCTAAACAACCTTCCGGAAAATATTTCAGATCATTATTTGGTAAATGATATTTTTGTAGAAGAAGTTTTGCCGAATGAGGGCTGGAGTACATCATCGGCAGTTTCTTTTGTGGCATATAATTTTGATGTGGTTAGAATGGAGCACGAAGATGCGCCTGCGCTTGCGGTTTTAAGCAAACTTTTAAAGTCAATGTATATTCACAGGGAAATCCGTGAAAAAGGTGGGGCATACGGCGGATATTCAACATATAATATTGAAGACGGGATTTTTTCTTACGCTTCTTACAGAGATCCGCATATAGTAAATACCTTAAATGTTTTCAAAAAAGCTCCTGCGTTTATCAAAAAGGGAAAATTTGGTAATGAAGATGTCAAGGAAGCAATTTTGCAGGTTTGTTCCGAAATCGACAGGCCTGATACTCCGGGTATTGCAGCAATAAAAGCTTTTTACAGAAAAATTGTATCACTTTCGGATGAAATGAGAAAACGTTTTAAAAAGGGGGTTCTTGCTGTTACCCGCGAAAAAATAATCGATGTTTCAAACAGGTATCTTGAAGATAAAGATAATTCTTGCGGAATTGCTGTGATATCAGGGGAGGATAAGCTTAAATCGGCAAACGAACAACTGAAAGAATCACCGCTTAAGCTTTTTAGGATTTAA